The sequence ACCTTCAAAATCGAAACTAACCTCGCTGCGATAACTGAGTCCGAGGGAAAAATCCTCCGTCGGTTTGTAGAGTAATCCGGCTGTAAAACCGAAAGCTGTGCCGTCTCCGTTCATATCGATTTCGAAGTCGCCTCCTACAGGAATAGGCGCTTTGCGAATTATTGTTACGTCTGCCCATGCAAAAGTGCCGCCTAGGCTGACCGACAGTTGATCCGACAATTGATATGCAATTACCGGAGTGAAATAGAACGCCCTAAGTTCAGTTTCGACTGCCAGGTACTTACCGACCCAATTCGGGTCCCACTTTGTCCCCAATCCGTAAGGATTATTCACACCAAGTCCGATATGCAATTTATCGGTTAATTGCTGGGTAATATAAAAATTGATAGGAGTGAAAAGCTGTTTCTCCATATCAACTTCGGCGGCAGGTTGAGTCGGGGTTTTGTATGTTGCCAACGGAACAATTAATGTAGTGCCCAGATAGAAATTTGTTCCTCTGAGCTGTGTAATTCCGGCGGGATTGAAATAAACAGCCGACGGATCGTTAGCCAATCCCGTAAAAGCGCCGCCCATAGCCATTGCTCTGGCGCCATGCTCGTTTAATTGAAATCCGCTTCCGTTAATTACGCCAGCCGTTATAAAAATGAAAAGAAATAATTGTAACGATTTTCTCACACAACCTCCCTGTTTAGTTATGTAATTATTAAAATAAGTAATTGTTTTATAAAAGCAAAAAGAATTATTCCATTACGATTAATATCTCATTTTTCTCCACGCTCGTTCCGGATTTAATTCTGACTTCTTTAATTTTACCGTCTCTGGGCGATTGTATTTCGTTTTCCATTTTCATGGCTTCGAGCACCAGCAGACTTTGCCCTTTTTTCACCACGCTCCCTTGTTGAACATGCAATTTAACAATCAAGCCGGGCATCGGAGCTTTAATTTCGGAATGTTTTTCTTTAATCTGTCTTGACTCGCGACCGCTTTGAATTATATGTTGAAGAGCTGTATACAGC comes from Melioribacter roseus P3M-2 and encodes:
- a CDS encoding OmpP1/FadL family transporter, whose protein sequence is MRKSLQLFLFIFITAGVINGSGFQLNEHGARAMAMGGAFTGLANDPSAVYFNPAGITQLRGTNFYLGTTLIVPLATYKTPTQPAAEVDMEKQLFTPINFYITQQLTDKLHIGLGVNNPYGLGTKWDPNWVGKYLAVETELRAFYFTPVIAYQLSDQLSVSLGGTFAWADVTIIRKAPIPVGGDFEIDMNGDGTAFGFTAGLLYKPTEDFSLGLSYRSEVSFDFEGSATSAPAGFVHPLLGLTLPLPNGNIKAPLTTPQNITVGAAFAANDNLTLTADFQYVGWSSYDKLEVTFENYDLDLNPANGVQNVQSADRKYENSFIVRGGFEYCMQNGSKLRGGLFYDNSPVKDEYVEPTLPDADRIGLNIGYGLKLSDKFSVDVSYLYLIFMEREVTNSKFNFNGTYSNSAHLFGINFAYSL
- a CDS encoding acetyl-CoA carboxylase biotin carboxyl carrier protein subunit, with translation MIDFVIELNNKKYSVIYKGGKKIIINNSEYTIDEFYGKNENEFLLRTGRKVYNIVSGKSEGSAFTYNIGGNLYRLRLYTALQHIIQSGRESRQIKEKHSEIKAPMPGLIVKLHVQQGSVVKKGQSLLVLEAMKMENEIQSPRDGKIKEVRIKSGTSVEKNEILIVME